In Deferribacteraceae bacterium V6Fe1, one genomic interval encodes:
- a CDS encoding 50S ribosomal protein L11 methyltransferase, which yields MNNKIFTYNIDGKSFVISNGAFGSGEHETTKGCLSLIEQMNLKDKSFLDIGCGTGILSIAASICGAKHVVGFDISYKACVTSKLNITANNLNNVYIACGDNNCIESKFDVIVANIYVDIILNLLEYNFQSLKSEGDLVLSGIPIEDAYLVKSKYTNRGFKFKRAIYHDDFVTMLYKKL from the coding sequence ATGAATAATAAAATTTTTACTTACAATATTGATGGAAAAAGTTTTGTAATATCAAACGGTGCTTTTGGCAGCGGTGAGCATGAAACAACAAAAGGCTGTCTTAGTTTGATTGAGCAGATGAATTTAAAAGATAAATCATTTTTAGATATAGGCTGTGGTACTGGGATACTTTCCATTGCAGCTTCCATTTGCGGTGCCAAACATGTTGTGGGTTTTGATATATCTTATAAGGCTTGTGTGACGAGCAAGTTAAATATTACGGCTAATAATCTAAATAATGTATATATTGCCTGTGGTGACAACAATTGTATCGAATCAAAATTTGATGTAATTGTGGCAAATATTTATGTGGATATAATTCTCAATTTACTCGAATATAATTTTCAAAGTTTAAAATCGGAAGGGGATCTTGTTTTATCAGGCATCCCCATTGAGGATGCCTATCTTGTTAAATCCAAGTATACAAATCGTGGGTTTAAGTTTAAAAGAGCCATTTATCATGATGATTTTGTGACAATGCTTTACAAAAAGTTATGA